The Arcobacter arenosus region GGCTTATGCATTAAATAACTCCTCTTTAAATCTATTTGCATTTTCTAAATGGTTTAGGAGTTTTTTTTCATCCATTTTATTAAGTAATGAGATTTGCATTTTCATTCTTGGGTTATCTTTAAAAAGATGATTATATTTATATAAAAAGCTCCAATACAAACCATCCCAAATTTCACACCAATCTTCACTTTTTTTATAATCATTTGACATTTTTAAAATATAATTAGAACTACTAATATATGGTTTAGTTGTAATTGACCCACCATCACTAAAACCACTCATACCATATACATTTCCTACCATTACCCAATCATAAGCATCAATATAGTTTGCCATAAAAAACTCATATACCTTATTTGGCTTTATCTCTAAAAGTAAAAATAAATTCCCAATTATCATAAGTCTTTCTATATGGTGATTATAAGAACTTAGCCTTAGTTTTTTTATTGCATCATCAAAGGGTTTTAAGGAAGTAGTCCCTTCATATACTTTTTTTGGAATCTCATTTTCAAAACCAAAAAAATTTGAGTTTCTTAAATTTACATGGGAACTTTTATAAATAGAGAGCATAAACTCTCTCCAACCTATTATTTGTCTTAAAAATCCCTCTTTTGCATTAAAAGGTACATCAACTTTTGAAGCTTCTTTTATTAGATATTTTAAATCTAAAAGTCCAACATTTAAACTTGAAGAGATGTTGGAGTGAAACAAGAAAGAGCCATTTTTTACAATAGCATCTTGATAAACACCATATTTTTCAAATTTATTTTTTAAAAAATAGCCCAAATTTGCCTTTGCTTCTTCAAAAGTTATGGGGTAAGTAAACTGTTCACAAGTTCCTATGCTTTTAAATTTTTTACAATATTCTTTTGCTTCATGTAAGTATTTATTTTCAAAATTTAGTATTTGAGGAATCAATTCATTTTTTGGCATCTTTTTTCTATTTTCACTATCATAACTCCATTTCCCACCATAAGGTTTCCCCTTTTCTATAAATAGATTTAAGTCTTTTCTTCTATTTATATAATATTTATGTAAAAATTTATTTTCATCACTTACATTTAAAAAATTTGGATTATCAAAAATACTTAGATCTTTAAAATTTATTTTTATTTTTTTTAATAACCAATCATCCACAACATCATAAATAGATACCTTTTTTTCTTTATAAATATCTAAATAACTTTCATCTTCATAATATTCCACATCTATATCATTTTGTATTAAATACTCTTCATAAAACTTCATTGAAGCTCTATGAAAAATAAGTTTTTGAATATGAAAAGTATATAAAGTAAAAAACAAAGGCTCTTCAATTAAAAGAACCTTTTTATTTTTTAAGTTCTCAATATTTTCAAATAGTTGATGGGGATATAAAATAAAAATACTCAACTTAGCTCCAAATTGAATTGTATTGAGATTCTTCTAATCTAACAATTTCAAGCTCTTCTAAAAAGTTTGTTAATTCAAGCCATTTTTTGTTGTTAGATTTGATTTTATCTTTAAATCTTGGAATTGTATCTTCAATAATTTTATCCATAAGTAAGGATTTCTCCTCTTTAGAATATTCATAATATAACGCTTTTACCTCATCAATATTCTCTTTACAATATTTAATCATATCATTGGTGATTTTTATAAACAATTTTATCTCATCACCTTTTTTCTCTAAAATTTCTTTTGAACTCATAAACTCTAAAGCTGAAAAGTTAGGGAAAGGAGATAGATAATCATCAATAAAAATATTCTCAAAGTTTTCATATTCGGCTTCAATACCTTCAAAATTATAAAAGCATAACCATGCACCATCAAAGCTTTCATCATTTTTCATATTTGTTATATGCCAAAAATCTGTTTGTACAAACTCTACATTTTCAAAATCAAGTTCAAAGTTGTTAACATTTGCATATCTTTTTAAAATTTCAAAACCAATTTTATTTGTTATCTCATTAGCTGCAGGTGTAGTAATTTTAATTTTTTCATTAGCTTTTAGTTTTTCAAGCCTATCTTTTCTAATCATCACACCACCTCTAGTCTCAAAGAAGCAACCCAATGATTTCAAGCCCTCATAATAGTGTTCAAATAAATGAATTGGTTCATTACAATGTATATCAATAGTACCTTTTTTTAACTCTTCAAATCCATCATAATGTTCTGTTGGTACAATTATATTTACATCAAGAGCAAATTGTTTATAAACACCTTTTTTTATCCCAACAATCATAGGTAGATGGTCAGGGTTTAAAAACCATTCTAAGGCAACATCTATTTTTGTCATTTATCCCTCCTTTCTATTGTGCTTATGCACATCTATTTTCAAATAAATCTTTTAATGTTTCAAGAAAATATTGATTATGATTTGGAGCACGTGCAACTCTATAATCTTTTATTCCAACCTCATCAGCAATCTCTTTATACTCAATATCAAGTTCAAATTGTGTTTCAGAGTTATCTACTGTAAAAGATATTGGATAAACGATAACTTTTTTATCTTTCATCTCATGGAGTTTATCATCCATATATGGTCTAATCCACTCCATAGGTCCAAGTCTAGACTGATACGCTGTATGTATGTTTTTAAACTTTATACCTTGTTTTTCTAACTCTTTTTTTGCACACTCTACATTTGCAAGAATATGTTTTTGGTAAGGGTCCCCTTTATCAATAGTTCTTTGAGTTAAACCATGGGCTGAAAAGATTAATTCAAACTCTTCAGGATTGTCATAGCCTAAAGACTCTTTTATTCTTTCTACTATTGCTTTATTATATAACTCATGGTCGTAATAGGAATCAAGGGTTCTAATTTTACCTTTAACTCCTAATTTTTTTGCCCATTTTTCAAACTCTTCAATTGATGATTTAGTTGTAGTTGAAGAATAATGTGGATACATTGGAATTGCATAAATTTCATCATAAGGTTTTAAGTGTTCTAATACATCTTTTGCAAAAGGTGGTGTATATCTCATTTTATAAAAGACATCAGCATCAACTATTTTTTCTAATCTTCTAGCTAATCTTTTTGTATGACCTACTATTGGAGACATACCCCCTAAAGCTTTATAGTTTTCTTTAGCTTCTTTTTTTCTCATACTTGTAATAAAAAAGCCTATCATTGCTCTTATTGGCTGGGGAGCACCAATTATATATTTGTCATTAAACATATTTGTTAGGAAAACCTCAACCTCATCTAGGTTATTTGGTCCTCCCATGTTCATTAATACAATTGCTTTTTTCACTTATATCCTTTTTATTAGGATAATATTCAATTTATCTGTTTTTTTGTATGTAATTCTTGTTAGTTTATATTATTTTGTTGAGATAAAATTTCTTTTGTGACTTTATGTCTATAGTTAAACATCTTCTCTAATTCTCTTTCCACAAAGAAATTAAAAAGTTTACCTATTTTACCAAAGGGTAAGACATATAAAACCTCATCTTTTAATTCCACACTATTACCTCTTTTAGTAAAGATATGGGAATGTTTCCAATACCTAAACGGAGATTTCATTGCAAAATCAACAAGAAGATTAGGTTTTTGATTTTTTAATATTTTAACTTCCCAATATATTGGTATTGGCATAAATTTTTTTTCAGTTTTTAATCTTAGAATTTCATCTTCTTTTGCTTCAAAGCTATCGTTTAGCATGGTTACTTTCATATCAGGAGGAGTAATTTTTACTAAGTTATTTGAATCAAGATGAAATTCATACAAATCCTCCAAAGTACAGTTTTTTATTAATGAAGTTTTTTCATACCTAAACATTTTTTATCCTACTAAGTCTTCTATAGTATCTTCTATATTAGTATATTTAAATTTAAAGCCACTATCAATTAATCTTTTTGGTTTCGCACATTGACCATCAGTTAATACCTTAGCTCCTTCACTAAATATTAAATTTAATGCAAATTCAGGTACTGGTAATATTGTAGGTCTGTTTAAAGTTTTTCCTAAAGCTTTTGTAAGTCCTAAATTAGTTGTTGGTGTTGGTGCTGTTAAGTTATAAACACCATCACATTGTTTATTTTCTATTACATACTCATATGCATCTAATAAATCACTTATATGGATAAATGAAAAATCTTGTTTACCATCTCCAATAGTACCACCAATTCCAAGTTTAAATGGAGTTAACATCTTTTTTAAAGCTCCACCATCACCTAATACAATACCAAATCTAAATATAGCTGTTCTTATATCTAAATCTTTGGCCTTTAAAGCTTCGGTTTCCCAATCTCTTGCTAATACTCCTAAAAAATCTTTTGAATAGCTAAAGTCCTCTTCACTATAACAACTAGCGTTGTCATATATACCAACTGCTGAAGTTGATATAAACACCTCAGGCTTTTTTTCTGCTTTACTAAAAGCATTGATTAAAGCTTTAGTAGTATCTATTCTACTTGAATATAATAGTTTTTTGTAAGACTCAGTCCATCTGTTAATAATATTTGCACCAGCAAGATTAATAACAACATCCGCTTCTTCTATAATTTTTGTAAGTTCATTTATATCTTTAAGGGTTTCTCTTTTTATTCCTATTACTTTAAAACCCTTATTTTCAAATCTGTTTTTTATACTAGTACCAACAAAACCACTTGAACCAGTTATTGCTAAAGTTTTCATATTCACTCCTTTGCAATTTAATTTTACAAATTATAGTATATTTATGATTTATTAGTATATTTTATTTGTTAGTTAAAATTTTTAAAAGCTTCTTTTATCTAGATATTCTCTAAAGTCTTTTGCCCCATCTTTAGAGCTTGTTACAATATCATCGATTCCATTAAATGATATCTCTAGTTTAGATTGTTCTACACTTTGCATAGATTTAATTTTATCTACATTTACAATATATGACCTATGTACCCTAAAGAAGTTTTTCCCTTCTAATACAGATTGCATATCACCAATCTTTTTTCGTAAATAGGCATCGGCATCTTTGATTTTTATGATAACTTCATCTAAGTCCGCTTTAATATAAAAAATATCATCTATATCAATAAGATAGATTTTATTTCCTCTTTTTGCTACAAGTTTTTTTGTTTCATCAGCTTTTACAATATATTTTTCCATTTTATTCAATGAGTTTCTTATTGATTCATTGGAAATAGGTTTTAGTAAATAATCAATACCCCCACTTTGGAAAGCTTCAAGGGCATGTTCCTCATAAGCAGTTTGAAATACGATAAAAGTTTTTGGATTTAAGTTTACAATAGTATTTGCTAATTCTAAACCATTCATTTCAGGCATTGATATATCTAAAAAAGCAACATCAAACTTCTCTTTGGTTAAAACTTTTATTGCTTCAATAGCACTAGAACAAGCAGTAACATCTAAAATCCCTTCTTCATTTAAAAGTCTATTTAACCTACTAAGTGCTAGTTTTTCATCATCAACTATCAATACTTTCAATATCAATCCTTCAAGCTTATTATAAATTTCATATTAGAACCATCTACTTGATGGCTTAATCTCCCAACATTAAGTAAATCTAATCTTTTATCAAGATTATTTAAACCTGTTCCATATTTTATTCTTTGGGATAGTTTACCATTATTTATAATAATAATCTCCTTTGAAGAGACTAATATATCTATTTTCAATCTATTTCTATTGTATCCATGCTTAATTGCATTTTCTACTAACAACTGAATAGAAAACTTAGGTACTAAAATATTTTCATCATCTTCATTTAACTCAACATTTAATTCTATATTATTCTCAAACCTAATGTTTTCAATATTTAAATAGGTTTTAACCATCTCAATTTCAGTTTTAATTGGTATTAAACTCTCTTTAGTAATAGCATTACGTAAAAATCTTGACAACTCAAGGGTTGCCCTCTCTGCATCTTTTTTATCTACATAAATTAGTTCAGAAATTGAATTTAAAGCATTAAATAAAAAATGTGGATTTAATTCATTTTCCAAAGCTTTGATTTTTGTTTCTAAAACTTGTGAGTTTATATTTTCATATCTATGTTTCATTGATACAAATTGGTGTAAAATCAATCCAATTAAAAAAGTTAAAAAACCAATAATTATAGAGATAAAAAACCAATAAGCACTTATAAACTCTACAATTTCAATTTTGAAAAAAGAACCAAGATAAAAACTAAAAGAAAAACCTAAAAATCCAGATAAAAAAGAAAAAATGAAACTAATCAAATACCAGAATTTCTCTTTTAATTTTGGGAGAATAAAATCATTTGAAATTGTAATAAATACAAATGAGAATAAAGAGATACAAAAAGCTGTTAAACTACTAAAAAGTACTGTATATATATTTTTAAATTCTTCATTTAAAAAATAAAAAAACCAAGAGATTAAAAACCCAAAACTAGTTCCAATAAATACTATATAAAGCCAGTCTTTTTTTGAAATTTTTAATTTTATTCTATCCATTAAATTCCTTGTTTAAAGCCTTTACCCCAATTGCAACACCAGGCCAACCTTGACCTGCAAATACTGAATCGCCTATATTGTATAAACCTTTAAAAGGTGTTTTAGCACTTGGAGTAGAAAAAACATTTTTCATAGTGATAGCCCTACCTCCACAATTATATCTATTTATATATCTGTTAAAAGTAAGGGAAGAAGCACTAAATTTTTTAATTATATCCTCTTTTTTTATAGTATTAAGTTTCTGCAATAGTTTATCGATTATAAACTCCTGAGTTTGTTCTTTTTTTAGCTCATATTCTTCTTTATTTAATTTTTTCCAAAATGAAGCCTTAGTATGAGAGGAGATAGTTATAGAATAACCTCTATTTGACATCTTTTCATCATCTTTACTACTAATAGAGATAAAAAATGAATTTGAAATACAATTTGGTATTTGCTCATCAAGAATTATTAAATAATGGTGTAAAAGATCATAATTTTTTTCTAAAACCAAATTTACCACAAAAGCACTTTGGTCATTAAAGTCAAAGCTTTCATAATATTTTTTAATTCTTTCATCTTCAAAAAGTTTTCCACTATCATAAATAGTAGAATTTAATACTACATTTTTTGATAAATATTCATCTTTATTTGAAATAAGTCTAAAATAGTCTTTTTCTAAAACTATTTTCATAATCTCCTCTTTTTTCTTAGTTTCAATATTTTCAAGTAATCCATCAAATAAACTACCCATTCCACCATTTACATAAAACACATCATGAAAAGGGTATGAAAGTCCTAATGCCAAAGAAAGTAATGATATATCCTTTGATGTTGTTTGTAAAGTAATTAAAAGCTGTGCATCAATAAAATGTTGATATTCTAAACTTATATCTCCAAGGGTTTCTTTTATAAAACTATTTGCACTTTTAAATACTTCAATATTAAAACTTTTAAATAGTTTTATTAATGTATTTGCACTAAGTATATATGACTTTAAAGAATATTTTCCATAATAGATATCATGTATTTGCCAAAACTTTTCATCAAGTTCTTTTATCTTTGCCCAAAAAACTCTATTGTTTTTATTAGGAAAAGCTTTATTTATTTGGTCTAAAAACTCTTCAAAATCTTTTACTCTATCGATTGTTTTTTCATTTTGTAAAACTCTAAAAGCTATATTGCTTTTTTTAATATCAGGTTTATAATCAATATTATCAAAAATCTCTTTTACGGGATGTCCTGTTTCATATCCTACAAAGGTAGTTGCTCCACTGTTAAAATAACTTCCATATCTTTTAAAAGTACTTGCACATCCACCTAAGTTTGAATCTTTTTCAAAGACAACAATATCTTTATCTTTGTTAAGTGAGGCAAACATACTACCTCCCATTCCAGAGCCAATTACGCAGACTTCATAATATCTACACATTTTTAGCCTCTTTGAATCTGTCAATTGCCATTTTTCTAGATAATGATATATCAACCATAGATTTTGGATAATCAACAAATAAATTTGATTGAACACCATTTTCAATATGAAAAAGTCTAGGGGATAAACTTTCAAAATCTTTTATAACTGATTTGATAAATATCCCATCTTTATCAAATTTTAAAGATTGTGTATAAGGATTAAATACTCTAAAATATGGTGCAGCATCTGCTCCTGTACTTGCTCCCCATTGCCAAGAACCAACATTTGATGAACATTCGTAATCAAGTAGTTTTAAAGCAAAATACCCTTCTCCTTTTTTCCAATCTATAAAAAGGTTTTTTGTTAAAAATGAGCATACAATCATTCTAAGACGATTATGCATAGTTCCTGTTTCATTTAGATGTCTCATAGCTGCATCTATAATAGGAACACCAGTATTTCCCTCACACCATTTTATAAAATCATCTTCATTTTCATTCCACTTTATACTCATACCATTGAAATTATCAAATTGTGAATATGGGAAGTGGTATAAAATATAATTGTAAAATTCTCTCCAAAAAAGCTCTCTAATAAAACCCTCACTATAATTATATTTTCTGTAGTAATTAAATAATTGTTTAGGAGATACTATTCCAAATCTTAAATGCACAGATAGTTTTGAAGTTCCATCTTTAAAGAAAAAATCTCTATTTTCTTGATATTCTTCTAATTTTGAAGTAAATTCTTCCATTAATATACAAACATTTTTAGTTAAAAACTCAGGAAGCTCAACTTTTTCAAAACCCATATCTTCTAAACTTGGAATAGTTTCATAATCAAACTCTATTTTTTTAAGTGATTCATTAAACTTATATGTTTCTATACTACTAGAAGTAGTTATCATATTCATAGATTTATAATATGGTGTAAAAACTTTATATGGGGTACCATCATTTTTTAAATGTTCATTTGGGTGGGTGATAAAAGAATCGTAAAACCTTTTCATTGGTAAAAACTCTTCTATTTGCTTATCTCTATTTTTTGCATAATCATCAAAATCACATGAGCATAAAATCTCATCAAACCCATCTTTTAAGTTTTTAATAATATCCTTTGGTTTTCCATAAAAAATTGCTAAATCGAGACCTTTTTCTTTTAATTGTTTTTTTAAAGATAAAACCGTTTCATAAATAAAAGTTACTCTCTTATCATCTTTTGGTAATTTATCTAAAATATTTTTATCAAAAATAAAAATTGGCAATACTTCATCTTTTGCATTTGAAAGTATCGCATTATCTTCGATTCTAAGATCTCTTCTAAACCAAAGGATTTGTTTCATTATTTAAAAGCCTCCACTTTTGATCTAAGTGCCATCTCTTTAGGATATGGAGTTAAAAACTTTTGTCTTTCAAGATATTCAATATTAAATCTTTTTACATAAATTTTTATTATTTTAATAACTGCAACCAAAGGTATAATATGTTGTTTAAACTCTTCCAATGAAGTTAAAATCTCTTCTTTTTCATCTTTTGTGATATATTTTTTAAAATATCCGAAAATATGCATTAAAACATTGTAAGTGTTTGAAGTTCTACCTTTTAAAGCAATAGCTTCCAAAAATCTTTGTTTATATAAAGCTAATACCTCTTCAAGAGTTTTCTTTTCATGATTTGCAACAATTTGACCTAACTCTTTATATGACTTGTGTGATTTTGAATAAATAAGATATTTATATGAAGTATGGAAATCAACTAACTCTCCAAATGTTGGTTGCGTTTTCATAAATTCAAAGATATCTTTGTAAGCAAATACTTGCATTAAAAAGTTTTCTTTTAACCATGGGTCACTTAATCTTCCCTCCTCTTCAATTGGAAGTAAAGGAAACTTTTCCATAAGCTCTTTAGCAAAAACTCCTACTCCGACATTTTCACTTTGACCTTCACCATCAGGATAGATTTTAACCCTTGCCATTCCGCAAGTTGGAGATTTTGATTTTAAGATATAACCACAAAGCTCATCTTCACTAATACTATCAACTAAACTTTTAGAAACGTCAACAATCTCTTTTGTTACATCTTTTTTAGTGTTAGTAGTTCTTATAATAAGTTCACCATTTATTCTTACTTGTCTAATGGCTTCTCTAGGAGTTGGGTATATTTGCCCTTCTGGACAAAAAGATCTAAATTCAAAATGTTTTGACAATTCATCATAAACAAATTTATCCTTAGAATGTTGACCATCATATCGACACTGTATCCCAAGTAAACATGTAGAAATACCTATTTTCATCTTAAAGCCTTTTTTTGTTTTATTGTAACAAATTAAGGTATTTTTAGTATATTTCAGATGTCAGTTTATCAATTTTTACATAAATAAAAATATTGCAATAGGGATATAAAATAAAGAGATTAAGATAGAGATAAATACAGTTAAAGACATCATTTCAGGTTTTAAGTTTAAAAGTGTTGCAATTGTAACTGTATTTCCTGCTAAAGGAACAATAGAATATAAAAACATTACTTTATAAAACCCTTCATCAAGAAGAAGTAAAAAATTTCTATCTATATATATAAATAGTAAAACAATTCCCGGCCAAAGTAAAAATTTTAAAGAAAGAGCGTATGAAATAAATTTAACATCAAAAGCCTTTGCACTTTTTAGTTTTTCCATCCCCATACCTAAAAACATCATTCCTAAAATTGCATAACATCCTTTTAAATAGATTATATAGTTTAAAAACATCTCAGGCATTTTTATACCTAAAAAATTAAAAACAAAACCTAATATAAATGCATATAAAACAGGAAGCTGAATAACTTTTTTTAAACTTTGTCTAGCTGTAAAACTTCCCTTTGCTGTAATGAAATATCCAACTGAATTTTGATAAAGCATTGTTCCTAAAACAGCAAAAATAAAAACATCCACAAGATGATCATCAAATAAAATTATAGCTATAGGAATACCAATATGACCAGTATTTCCAGTAGAACTAGCAAAGGCAAGAAGATTTGAAGTATTATCTTTCCATACTTTTTTAAATAAAAAAAGTAAAACAAAAGCCATAATAGAACTTGCTAAAAAGAAAAAAACAGGTAAAAAGACAACTGAACTATCAAGCTTAACACTCATTGTTGCATTAAAAGCAATTAATGGACCTAAGATATAAAATAAAATCTTGGCAATAGTTTCTTTATTACAACCTAATAATCTAGTGCTTATAAACCCTAATATAACTGAAAAATAAAGAGGAACAATCTTTGAAAAAAGTGCAAAAAATACTGACATTTTAATCTACTAAAGTTATCTCATCCTCTTTTGTAGTAATCATACATAAAAACTCATATGGTTTATCAAAACAAGCTTCATAATAATGAGGGACTCCAGTTGGGATATATAAAAAGTCACCCTCTTTTGCATGAATTATCTCATCACCAATTTTAACCTTTGCCTCACCTTTTAATACATATTGTTGATGTTGTATTAAATTTGTATGATTTGGCATAGTTCCACCAACTTCTAAAGTAACTTTTCTAACAATAAAGTCTTTATCAATATTTGGAGTTAAAACTGCAATTGTAGCACCATTTGTTTTTGGTATCTCATTTGTTACATAATCTTCAATATTTTTACAATACATTTATAACCTTTATTATATTCTAATTTAAAAGTTTAATTAGTGAATATTTATTTAATTAAAAAACCATTATAGACAAAATCTCCTTTATTTTTGAATCTTTCTTGACACTTTTACCCCACTTCGCTTAGTTAGAATTTATTTTTGAAAAGGAGAAAATTATGTTAGCAGAAATCAACAGTTTCTTAAATGACCTTATATGGGGAAATATTTTAATATATTTATTACCATTATTAGGTATATTTTTTACAGTAAGTTCTAGGTTCGTTCAGTTTAGATATTTCTTTAAAATGTTTAGTATTTTAAGACATACAGAACATGATAAACATGGACATATTAGTTCATTTCAAGCACTAATGCTTAGTGTTGCAGGACGTGTTGGTGGTGGGAACATCGCAGGTGTTGCTGTTGCAATTACAATTGGTGGTCCAGGAGCAGTTTTCTGGATGTGGATTATTGGACTAATTGGTATGAGTACAAGTTTCTTTGAGTGTTCACTTGCACAATTATATAAAGAAAAAGATGCTCAAGACTCTTGTGTTTATAGAGGTGGACCAGCTTATTATGCAACTAAAGCTTTAGGTCAAAAATGGGTTGGGGTTATCATTTCTATTTTAATTATGATCACTTTTGGTTTTGCTTTTAATGCAACACAATCTTTTATCATAACTACATCGTTTGAGTCTTCATTTAATATTCCAACATGGATTACAGGTATTTCTTTAACTTTAATTTTTGCATTAGCAATTTTTGGAGGGATTAAAAGAATTACTAAATTTTCTGAATTTATTGTTCCAATTATGGCAGTTGGTTATTTACTAATTGCAATTATTGTTATTGCATTAAACTTAAGTGAGATTCCATCTTTAATTTCAATGATTGTACATGAAGCTTTTAATCCAAGTTCTGCAATTGGTGGTGGTATTGGTGCTGTTATTTTACAAGGTGCAAAAAGAGGAATGTTCTCAAACGAAGCTGGATTAGGTTCTGCTCCAAATGTTGCAGCTGTTGCTTATGTAGCCCATCCTGTTCAACAAGGTATTGTTCAATCATTCTCTGTATTTATTGATACAATTATTCTTTGTTCTTGTACTGCATTTATAATTCTTTTATCTGGTGTTTATCAACCAGGAGTTGAAGGGGTTCAAGGAGTATTATTAACTCAAAATGCTTTAATTGAACATATTGGTCCTTATGGAGGATATTTTGTAACAATTGCCCTATTCCTATTTGGTTTTTCATCTATGTTATATAACTACTACTTAGCTGAGAACTCTGTAAACTTCTTTATAAAAGGTAATGTTACTGCATTTAATATCTTTAGAGTTATTGTAGTTGCACTTATTATTTGGGGTTCATTCCAAGATTTAGGTTCAGTATTTTCATTTGCAGACCTTTCTATGGGACTTCTAGCAGTTATTAACTTAATAGTAATTGCCCTACTTTATAAACCAGTTTTACAATTAATCAAAGGTTATGACAGACAACTTAAAGAGGGTAAAAAACCTGTTTTAAGATATAACGATTATACTGATTTTAATATTGACAAAAAAATCTGGAAAGAGATTGTTGATACTATTCAAAACAATAGAGCAAAAGGTGAAAAAGACCTTTAATATTTAGTAGACTAAAGTCTACTAAATATCAAAACTTTTAAGTAAAAATAAGACATTATATAAGCTGGAAAAGAAAATGACACAAAGGTTTTTTATGTTCAATAAAGAAGGTATCCCTTTTTTTATTATTACTATTCCTTTTTTAAGTATATTATTTATCTCTTTTTTCACTCTTTCATATTATTTAAAACTCTCAAATGAAAATTTTGAGAAAGATATAAATGAGTACAAAAAACTATATGCTTTAGAAAGTAATATTACAAAAAAACAAATTGAGGAAAAAATATCTTTAAAAATAAAAGAGCATGAAGAAACAGAAAAAAAATTTAAAAGATTTATTGTACTCACCACTGTTTCTATCTTAATTTTTATGGCTTTATTTTCACTATTAATGACTACTATTATAAATGATTTGATAAAAAAATATAAACTTCAAGTTCAATACAAAGAGAATAAACTCCAAAAGTTAAATAGAAATTTAGCTTCTAAAGTTGAAGAAGGGATTGCAGAGGGTAAAAGAAAAGATAAAGCTATGTTACAACAATCAAAGTTAGCAAGAATGGGTTCTATGATTAGTATGATTGCCCATCAATGGAGACAACCACTTACTGAACTTTCTGGTATTTTAATGGAGCTTGAAACTGCAACTAGATTTAAAAAAGTTAACGAGGAGCATATTTTAAACTCAATTGAAAGAAGTGATACTATGATTGAATTTATGTCAAATACCATTGATGATTTTAGAAACTTTTATAAACCAGATAAAATCAAAGAGGATTTTTATTTAGTAGAATCATGTAAAAAAGCTCTAAGTTTAATTAGTGCAACATTAAGTGAAAATCAAATAAAACTTGAATTTGATGTAAGACAAGATAGTAAAATTCATGGATATCCCACTGAATTTTCCCAAGTAATTTTAA contains the following coding sequences:
- a CDS encoding cryptochrome/photolyase family protein, whose product is MSIFILYPHQLFENIENLKNKKVLLIEEPLFFTLYTFHIQKLIFHRASMKFYEEYLIQNDIDVEYYEDESYLDIYKEKKVSIYDVVDDWLLKKIKINFKDLSIFDNPNFLNVSDENKFLHKYYINRRKDLNLFIEKGKPYGGKWSYDSENRKKMPKNELIPQILNFENKYLHEAKEYCKKFKSIGTCEQFTYPITFEEAKANLGYFLKNKFEKYGVYQDAIVKNGSFLFHSNISSSLNVGLLDLKYLIKEASKVDVPFNAKEGFLRQIIGWREFMLSIYKSSHVNLRNSNFFGFENEIPKKVYEGTTSLKPFDDAIKKLRLSSYNHHIERLMIIGNLFLLLEIKPNKVYEFFMANYIDAYDWVMVGNVYGMSGFSDGGSITTKPYISSSNYILKMSNDYKKSEDWCEIWDGLYWSFLYKYNHLFKDNPRMKMQISLLNKMDEKKLLNHLENANRFKEELFNA
- a CDS encoding ABC transporter substrate-binding protein encodes the protein MTKIDVALEWFLNPDHLPMIVGIKKGVYKQFALDVNIIVPTEHYDGFEELKKGTIDIHCNEPIHLFEHYYEGLKSLGCFFETRGGVMIRKDRLEKLKANEKIKITTPAANEITNKIGFEILKRYANVNNFELDFENVEFVQTDFWHITNMKNDESFDGAWLCFYNFEGIEAEYENFENIFIDDYLSPFPNFSALEFMSSKEILEKKGDEIKLFIKITNDMIKYCKENIDEVKALYYEYSKEEKSLLMDKIIEDTIPRFKDKIKSNNKKWLELTNFLEELEIVRLEESQYNSIWS
- the hemH gene encoding ferrochelatase, producing MKKAIVLMNMGGPNNLDEVEVFLTNMFNDKYIIGAPQPIRAMIGFFITSMRKKEAKENYKALGGMSPIVGHTKRLARRLEKIVDADVFYKMRYTPPFAKDVLEHLKPYDEIYAIPMYPHYSSTTTKSSIEEFEKWAKKLGVKGKIRTLDSYYDHELYNKAIVERIKESLGYDNPEEFELIFSAHGLTQRTIDKGDPYQKHILANVECAKKELEKQGIKFKNIHTAYQSRLGPMEWIRPYMDDKLHEMKDKKVIVYPISFTVDNSETQFELDIEYKEIADEVGIKDYRVARAPNHNQYFLETLKDLFENRCA
- a CDS encoding SRPBCC family protein, whose amino-acid sequence is MFRYEKTSLIKNCTLEDLYEFHLDSNNLVKITPPDMKVTMLNDSFEAKEDEILRLKTEKKFMPIPIYWEVKILKNQKPNLLVDFAMKSPFRYWKHSHIFTKRGNSVELKDEVLYVLPFGKIGKLFNFFVERELEKMFNYRHKVTKEILSQQNNIN
- a CDS encoding TIGR01777 family oxidoreductase — its product is MKTLAITGSSGFVGTSIKNRFENKGFKVIGIKRETLKDINELTKIIEEADVVINLAGANIINRWTESYKKLLYSSRIDTTKALINAFSKAEKKPEVFISTSAVGIYDNASCYSEEDFSYSKDFLGVLARDWETEALKAKDLDIRTAIFRFGIVLGDGGALKKMLTPFKLGIGGTIGDGKQDFSFIHISDLLDAYEYVIENKQCDGVYNLTAPTPTTNLGLTKALGKTLNRPTILPVPEFALNLIFSEGAKVLTDGQCAKPKRLIDSGFKFKYTNIEDTIEDLVG
- a CDS encoding LytR/AlgR family response regulator transcription factor, producing MKVLIVDDEKLALSRLNRLLNEEGILDVTACSSAIEAIKVLTKEKFDVAFLDISMPEMNGLELANTIVNLNPKTFIVFQTAYEEHALEAFQSGGIDYLLKPISNESIRNSLNKMEKYIVKADETKKLVAKRGNKIYLIDIDDIFYIKADLDEVIIKIKDADAYLRKKIGDMQSVLEGKNFFRVHRSYIVNVDKIKSMQSVEQSKLEISFNGIDDIVTSSKDGAKDFREYLDKRSF